The DNA sequence GCTCCGCAGTATACTTGCAGGCAAATCAACGCCAATGCTATTCGCCCGTGATGGCAAGGTGAAAGACTATGAATATCCGTCCTGACGAACTTTTCGCTCACATTAATTCGGAAGAGTTGGTGGCACTTGCCGCCGGCCTCGCGCGAATTCCCAGTGAGATTCCCAACGAAGGCGCAATCGCTGAGTTTCTTGCTGCCGAGATGCGCAAGTCCGGCGCTTTCGATGAAGTGCATATGCAAGATGTCGTAGCGGGCCGGCCCAACGTCATCGGCATCGTGCGGGGCAGCGGCGGTGGCCCGAATCTGCTGCTCAACGGCCACATCGATACCGGCGCGCCTGCAGGCGACTGGTCACGTGACCCCTACGACGCGTACGAGGAAGACGGGTATCTCTACGGGTTCGGGCTTACGGACATGAAAGGCGCGGTCGCCTGCTTGGTAAAGGCAGCCGAAGCGGTTGCGCGCGCTGACGTGCGCCCGACGGGGGACCTAGTTGTTACCGCTGTGGTGCACCATGACGTGTGCGGCTTGGGCACGAAGTTCTTTCTCGAGTCGAATGATCGGCCGTTCGCAATGTGCATCAACGGCGAACCGACCGGACTGCGCCTCCAGCTCGCTCACGGCGGCGCCTGGCAGTTCGAATTGACGACCCACGGAATCGCCGAGCACATTAGCCGCCGCGATGGTGGCGTGGATGCCACCAAGAAGATGATTAAACTGCTTGCCGCCTTGGACGAGAGCGCACTGACGTTTGATCCCGCCCAAGCCTTGGAAGGACTGCCCCGCCTCGTCGTCGGCCAAATCAACGGAGGAACCGCAGCTTCACGCACTGCCGACCGTTGCACTGCCCGCGGCGATGTACGCATCGTACCCGGCATGACCGCCGAGTCCTTGACCGCTGATTTCAGGCAGGTGATGGCGGAGGTCGCTAAAGACGATCCGGAGTTTCGCGCCGATCTCCGCACCTTGGTGTACCAGCGCCCATTTCGCATTGAACCCGACGCCTCGGTTGTGGCGCTTACGGCCCAGGCACACCGCGACGTAAATGGAGCAGAGCCCGAGACCTCAACCGGACTTCCGGTGTGCAGCTACGTCACGGACTCCTCCGACATCGTGCGTCACGGAATCCCAACCGTAGTCTACGGCCCCAGCAATTGGCGCATGGTGCCGGACGAACGCATCAGCATCGCGGAAATGGTAGCCGCCACAAAAGTCTACGCCCTTGCCGCGGCCCGAGTTGTCACAGGTCAATATTCTGATTAGGCCAATCCAAACCTAATCGCCTCCAGAGTTACTCTGGAGGCGATTAGGTAGCCCAGCCGCTCTGAACATGCGGGTATTCTGCCGTCATCTGGAAGCCGCTTCTTCCCCACGTACGTTGCGGACTATGACTCGCTTCCATTGGTGCGCGGTTGGTTGGGAGCGGAGTCAACAATTCCGCTCAGACCTCCCGCCAACGTCGCCAGCTCCATGGGGAAGATCCACTTGGTGGAAGGACTTTCGGCCATGTTCTGCAGCGTTTGCAGGTACTGTATGAGCATTGTGTTGGAATCCACCGTTTGCGCGATTTGGAAGACATGGTTGATTGCGGTTGCGTAGCCCTCAGCGCGCAGCGATTGTGCCTGTTTCTCCGCCTCTGCACGCAGGATTGTGGCCTGCCGATCGCCTTCCGCCTTTAGGATTTCAGACTGCTTGGCGCCTTCTGCCACCAGGATCGCCGACTGCTTCTGACCGCCGGCCTCCGTGACCATGGCGCGCCGGTTGCGTTCGGCGGACATCTGGCGGTTCATAGCGTCCTGCACGTCGCGCGGCGGCAGGATTTCGCGAATCTCCACCGTCGTAACCTTCACGCCCCAACGCGCGGTCACTTCATCGAGCTTCGCACGGAGGATGTTGTTAATCTGCTCACGCTTCGCGAGCACGTCGTCCAGGGAAATATCGCCAATCACGGCGCGTAGGGTAGTAGTGGCAATACCTTGCGAGGCTCCCGCAAAGTTCGCTACCTGCACGACACTATCGGTGGGTTCCGTAACCTTCCAATAGATGAGAAAGTCGATGAGAATTGGGGCGTTATCTGAGGTAATGCAGCTCTGTTGCGGAATCTCGAGAAACTGCTCGCGCAGGTCGACGCGGACCGGCCGGTCGATGATCGGCCAGAGCCAGACGATCCCCGGCCCTCGCGGTTCGGACATCACGCGTCCCAGCCGAAAGACCACCAGCCGCTCATATTCCGCCACAATCTTGATGGCAGAATATAATAGCCAAAGTAAGAGAACTACCAGGACTACAATCAGAACTATGAGTTGACCATCCATTACACGTTACCTTCTCTTTTGCGCACACTACATCCCGCTGATGCCCAGCCTGCCGCGCGGCTGCACCTCCTTTGTCCAAACCGGCCTGCCCCCGGCTACGTCGAAATCGCTGGAATCTCCGGCGCCGGCCCTACAACCAGTGCCAATCCGTCTACGTCGTAAACCCAAATCTGATCCCCCTCCTGGACGGACGTGCCCATCGTTCTCGCCGACCACTCCTCACCGGCAACCCGCACAACACCCTCCGGGTCCAACGCCGTCAACGCCAGTCCTTCCTGCCCGACTATGCGCCGCTGGCCGCGGAATTGCTGGGGTTCATTCTGTGACTGTGCGGCAATTCTCAGCAGCAGAAGGAGAAAGGCCACGGTGAGCGCTACCATGAAGCCAAGTACCCATGGCGACACAAAGAACGGACCGCTAAACGGCGAGGTAAGCGGTTGATAAAGCAGGAGCGTCCCAAGCACGAGTGTGACTACACCGCCGAATCCAAGCACACCCAGGCCGGGATTCTGGGCCTCGAATGCAATCAATGCAGCGGCAACCAACAGGAGCGCCACGCCGCCCCAGTAGATGGGCAGGGTGCCAAACGCCACTAATGCCAGAACGATGGCAATTGCTCCTACGACTGCCGGAACTATCGCCCCCGGGCTATAAAGCTCCGCAATTACAGCGTACAGTCCAATTAAGAAGAGCAAGTAAGCGGTATTGGGGTTGAAAATGAACTTGAGCACTTGCTCCGCAAAATTGTGTTCCATCTCCCGCAATGGCGCGCCTGCTACGACCAGCGTGCGCGTCCACGAGGGCGTTTGCACCTGGCGGCCGTCAAGCTTTGCGATAAGGTCGGGCAAATCTTGCGCAATCAGGTCTACGACATCCGACTTCACCGCTTCCTCTGCAGTCATCGTCTGACTGGAGCGAACCGCCTGCTCTGCCCACTCGGCGTTCCGCTCCCGCAATTCTGCCAGACTGCGGATATATGCCACTGCCTCGTTCGTCACCTTGTCATTCATGTCGCCCATGATCTGCCCGCCGCCAGCGGAGACCGGGTGGGCAGCGCCAATGTCAGTGCCCGGAGCCATTACGGCCACGTGCGCCGCCATCGCCAAGAATACGCCGGCACTCGCAGCCCGGCCTCCCTGCGGATAGACGAATACGACCACCAGCACAGGCGACATGAGCATGTCCTGCACCATCGCCCGCATTGAGGAATCCAGACCACCGGGGGTATCGAGGAGGACGATGAGCACTTCCGCCTGGTCGGCAACGGCGCGATCGACCGCGCGGGCGAAGAGCTGCTCAGAGGCAGGGTCGATGGCGCCGGAAATCCTCACGGTGTCCACCGTGCCCACGCGCTCTTGGGCAAGGGCCCCTTCAACCGATAGGAGGCCCGCAACTAGCACGATGATGCCCAGCAGTACTCTACGCATCGCCACTCCTCCCCAACCTTTAACTTCATTATACTCCCGCCCAATGGCTAACGAACCCCTTTTCGCTCCACCTGTGGCAGCAAGCTTGCCCGCTCTTGCTGCCTCACTACCTATCTGTCACGATGGAAGGGAGATTGGACTGCCGGCAGGGATTCCAATGTCTGGGCTCCGCCTGTTGCAAACGACCAGTCCTTAAACCACATGCCTTCTACTGCTTTGATCAGAAAGATTAGATATGACTAACCGTTTGGCGGAAGAGACAAGTCCCTATCTATTGCAGCACGCCGACAACCCGGTGCATTGGTACGCGTGGGGAGAGGAAGCGCTCACGGCCGCCAAGGAATTGGAGCGTCCGATTCTTCTTTCCATCGGCTATTCGTCGTGCCACTGGTGCCACGTCATGGCACACGAGTCCTTTGAGGACACTCAGACCGCCGGTTTCATGAACGAGCACTTTATCAATATCAAAGTAGACCGAGAAGAACGCCCCGACCTGGATGACATTTACATGAAGGCCGTGCAAGGCCTCACCGGACAGGGCGGCTGGCCCCTTACTGTATTCCTCACCCCGGATGGCAAGCCCTTCTTCGGCGGCACCTACTTTCCGCCCGCGGCCCGTATGAACATGCCGTCCTTTCGGCAGGTGATGGAAGCCGTCATCGATGCGTGGCAGCAGCGCCGCCAGCAGGTTGAAGAACAATCGGAGAAGCTGCGGGACTTCATTGCCGAGCACACGGCCTTCGACCTCTCACCGTCCGTGCTGACCCTTACAACGATAAGAGAAGCCGGCGAGTCAATCCAGGCCAACTTCGATCCCATCCACGGCGGCTTTGGCGCGGCGCCAAAGTTTCCCCAGGCCATGTCGCTGGACTTTCTCCTACGCCGGTATCACCGCACACAGGACCTCAGCCTGCTCAACGCCATCACAAAGACGCTGGATAGCATGGCGTACGGCGGGATCTACGACCAAATTGGCGGCGGCTTTCACCGCTACTCGGTGGATGAACGCTGGTTGGTGCCGCACTTTGAAAAGATGCTCTACGACAACGCCCTGCTGAGCCGACTTTACCTCGATGCGTTCATGCGCACGCAGAATCCCCTTTACAAACGCGTCGCCTGCGAGACGCTGGACTACGTGCGCCGTGAGATGACGGATTCTGCCGGTGGGTTCTTTTCAGCCCAGGACGCCGATAGCGAGGGCGAGGAAGGCAAGTTCTACGTCTGGTCGCCTGATGAGATCGAAGCGGCACTGGGCGCGGAAGATGCCCGGCTCTTCTGCAGCTACTACGGCGTGACGTCTGAAGGCAATTTCGAGAGTAAGAACATTCTCTTTCTCAGCCCCAGTTCGGAAGCCGAACGCTCAGAAGAAGAGGTTGACCATATTCGCAACGTCCTGAACCCGAAACTCCTGAAGGCACGTGGAGAACGCATATGGCCGGAGACCGACACGAAGGTGATTGCCGGCTGGAACGGCTTGATGCTGCAGTCATTTGCCCAAGCCGCCCGTCAGTTGGGCCGACCCACCGACCTTGCAGTGGCGATCGCAAATGGCGAATTCCTCCTGGAAACCATGGTGGAGGATGGCCGTTTGGCTCACACGTACACGCCAGGCAAGGCCGCTGGTCTCGGGTTCTTGGAGGACTACGGAAGCGTGGCCGTCGGCTTCTTCGCTCTCTATGAAGCCACGTTTAGCACAAAGTGGTTCAGCGCCGCCCGCAGTCTTTGCGATACCGTCTTGCGGGAGTTCCATGACGGCAGCGGCGCCTTTTTCGATACGTCAACGCGGCACGAGGAACTCATCGTGCGTCCCCGCAACCTTTTCGATAACGCGGTGCCCTCCGGTACTTCCCTTGCCTGTGAAGCTCTGCTGCGGCTCCACGCCTACACCGGCGATAGTTCATACCTTGAACCGGTGGAGACAACGCTGCGCTTGCAGGCGGGAGCGTTGGCAAAAGCGCCGAGCGCCTTCGGACAGATGCTCTGCGTGGCCGATAGTTTTCTCGCGCCGCTGAAAGAAGTCGCCATCGTCGGTGAACCCGCGGCGCACGACACACAGGCGCTTCTGCAGAGCATCAACGACCAGTACGCGCCGGAGGTTGTGCTCGCCTTGGGAAGCCCTGAAAACGCTGCTGCCGCAGCTACCGTTCCATTGCTTGCGGAACGGAGTCAACTTGACGGCCAAGCGACGGCCTATGTTTGCCGCCAATTCGTGTGCAGGCGTCCCACCAGCGACCCGGCAGAATTACGTTCTCAGGTAGCAGCGCCGTAGGCCCTCTTCAGGCTCCCCTATACGCACGGACCTACGATAGATATAGGGGCACGACATGCCGTGCTCCTACCGAATGTGACGTGCCGTTCAGTTCCGTCATTCCGGCGAAAGTTGGAATCCAGATGCCTCAAATTGGGAAAATATCCTCGCCCGTCATTTTCGCAAAAGAGGGTGCCCATCTTTGTCTCACAGTCAGCAATTCTTCTTCGGCGAAGCAGCGCAATTGCCATGGGCCCTACATCATACTGCGCGCGACGTTCCCTCCGTAGGCAGACTCACCGCGCACGAGAAGCCTATAGGGATCCTGCACCCCGGCGAGTTCATCCACACTGACGTACCCCATCGTCATGCTCGTACGCGTGCCGGCGGTCACATTCGTGCCAACGCGGTGAAAAATCTGGCTGTCGATAACGGCCAGGCCGCCGGCCGGGCTCGGCACCGGAACTTCCTGTCTAATGATCTCGTCAGTTATGACGTCTTCGACGCTCGATTTCGTGCCGATATTCTGAATCCAATTGAAGAGGTGGGTCCCGGGCACAACGTGGGTGCAGCCGTTGTCGACGGTGGCTTCTTCCACGTAGAACAACACCGTTACGATATCGCGCGTCCACTGGAGCACGTCGCGGTGCAGCTCCGTGCGACCGCGTGACGGGGGATTGAGCGTGGCATGGTTATGCCGGTTTGTAATGATCTCGATGTTTGGACCCAAGAGCGACTCCAAGGAGTCGAGCACAAGCGGGCTGGTCGCGACTTCTCGAAAGATCGGGTCACGATCGAGAACCTGTGAGAGCCGGATCACGTCTCCATTCTTATCGCGGACGTAAGGCTCAACCTCATTCCCTACATCCTTTTGGATGGCTTCCTTGAGGCGTGCCACTGTCGCGTCGGACATGCGACCCGGCAGACGCAGGAAGCCATTGTGGCGGAAGAGCTTAACTTGATCGTCAGAAAGCGCCATGCTTGCACTCCTCTAGGTACTTGACTCGACGTTAGCAGTATTATCTATGTTACACAGGCACAATGATACGCTTCATTCCACTAACGCGCACCTGTACCGCCAAGCCGCGTACGATGCGTGCACACCTCAACCCATTCGATTGAAATGAAACCACCCGCCCTGCGGAATGGCAGGGCGGGTGGTAATTCGCGCTGAACAAGCTTGGCTCGACTGTAATTTACCCGTCGATGCGGGCCTTCCACTCGTCGAGTATGGCCTGCATGTCGTGCTCGGCTGACGCCAAGCCTTCCTGCGGCGTCACCTTGCCCGAGGTCACGTCGTCGACCAACGGGATCCGCCAGCGGCGGCGCAAGGCTTCGGCTCCGGGTATACCCACGTTGCCCACGCGGTGCGGAATCATCTCATTCTGCAACAGCAGGAATGGGTCATTCTCGTGGAATTCCTCCGAGTGGGTTACGTCAATGCGAATAGGAATTCGGTCGTAGCGTTTGGCGAATAGGAGGTTCCACTCGGGTCGGGCCCCGAACTCAATGAACGCCCAGCCGCCGTCCGGGTTGGCAGCACTATTGCCAATGTGCCAGGTGTGCGTGCCACCCCAGGTCGCGTGCTTATCAGTCTCACGCGGACGCGGATACGGCATGAAGTGGAACGTGAGGTCCGGCGCATTCACGCGCAGCCACTCGCCGCGCTCAGCATACGTCGCCCAGTAATTGGCGATCCGGCCGTCATTGAAGTGGACGTTGGACCGAAT is a window from the Chloroflexota bacterium genome containing:
- a CDS encoding thioredoxin domain-containing protein; the encoded protein is MTNRLAEETSPYLLQHADNPVHWYAWGEEALTAAKELERPILLSIGYSSCHWCHVMAHESFEDTQTAGFMNEHFINIKVDREERPDLDDIYMKAVQGLTGQGGWPLTVFLTPDGKPFFGGTYFPPAARMNMPSFRQVMEAVIDAWQQRRQQVEEQSEKLRDFIAEHTAFDLSPSVLTLTTIREAGESIQANFDPIHGGFGAAPKFPQAMSLDFLLRRYHRTQDLSLLNAITKTLDSMAYGGIYDQIGGGFHRYSVDERWLVPHFEKMLYDNALLSRLYLDAFMRTQNPLYKRVACETLDYVRREMTDSAGGFFSAQDADSEGEEGKFYVWSPDEIEAALGAEDARLFCSYYGVTSEGNFESKNILFLSPSSEAERSEEEVDHIRNVLNPKLLKARGERIWPETDTKVIAGWNGLMLQSFAQAARQLGRPTDLAVAIANGEFLLETMVEDGRLAHTYTPGKAAGLGFLEDYGSVAVGFFALYEATFSTKWFSAARSLCDTVLREFHDGSGAFFDTSTRHEELIVRPRNLFDNAVPSGTSLACEALLRLHAYTGDSSYLEPVETTLRLQAGALAKAPSAFGQMLCVADSFLAPLKEVAIVGEPAAHDTQALLQSINDQYAPEVVLALGSPENAAAAATVPLLAERSQLDGQATAYVCRQFVCRRPTSDPAELRSQVAAP
- a CDS encoding phytanoyl-CoA dioxygenase family protein — protein: MALSDDQVKLFRHNGFLRLPGRMSDATVARLKEAIQKDVGNEVEPYVRDKNGDVIRLSQVLDRDPIFREVATSPLVLDSLESLLGPNIEIITNRHNHATLNPPSRGRTELHRDVLQWTRDIVTVLFYVEEATVDNGCTHVVPGTHLFNWIQNIGTKSSVEDVITDEIIRQEVPVPSPAGGLAVIDSQIFHRVGTNVTAGTRTSMTMGYVSVDELAGVQDPYRLLVRGESAYGGNVARSMM
- a CDS encoding nodulation protein NfeD — translated: MRRVLLGIIVLVAGLLSVEGALAQERVGTVDTVRISGAIDPASEQLFARAVDRAVADQAEVLIVLLDTPGGLDSSMRAMVQDMLMSPVLVVVFVYPQGGRAASAGVFLAMAAHVAVMAPGTDIGAAHPVSAGGGQIMGDMNDKVTNEAVAYIRSLAELRERNAEWAEQAVRSSQTMTAEEAVKSDVVDLIAQDLPDLIAKLDGRQVQTPSWTRTLVVAGAPLREMEHNFAEQVLKFIFNPNTAYLLFLIGLYAVIAELYSPGAIVPAVVGAIAIVLALVAFGTLPIYWGGVALLLVAAALIAFEAQNPGLGVLGFGGVVTLVLGTLLLYQPLTSPFSGPFFVSPWVLGFMVALTVAFLLLLLRIAAQSQNEPQQFRGQRRIVGQEGLALTALDPEGVVRVAGEEWSARTMGTSVQEGDQIWVYDVDGLALVVGPAPEIPAIST
- a CDS encoding SPFH/Band 7/PHB domain protein produces the protein MDGQLIVLIVVLVVLLLWLLYSAIKIVAEYERLVVFRLGRVMSEPRGPGIVWLWPIIDRPVRVDLREQFLEIPQQSCITSDNAPILIDFLIYWKVTEPTDSVVQVANFAGASQGIATTTLRAVIGDISLDDVLAKREQINNILRAKLDEVTARWGVKVTTVEIREILPPRDVQDAMNRQMSAERNRRAMVTEAGGQKQSAILVAEGAKQSEILKAEGDRQATILRAEAEKQAQSLRAEGYATAINHVFQIAQTVDSNTMLIQYLQTLQNMAESPSTKWIFPMELATLAGGLSGIVDSAPNQPRTNGSES
- a CDS encoding M20/M25/M40 family metallo-hydrolase: MNIRPDELFAHINSEELVALAAGLARIPSEIPNEGAIAEFLAAEMRKSGAFDEVHMQDVVAGRPNVIGIVRGSGGGPNLLLNGHIDTGAPAGDWSRDPYDAYEEDGYLYGFGLTDMKGAVACLVKAAEAVARADVRPTGDLVVTAVVHHDVCGLGTKFFLESNDRPFAMCINGEPTGLRLQLAHGGAWQFELTTHGIAEHISRRDGGVDATKKMIKLLAALDESALTFDPAQALEGLPRLVVGQINGGTAASRTADRCTARGDVRIVPGMTAESLTADFRQVMAEVAKDDPEFRADLRTLVYQRPFRIEPDASVVALTAQAHRDVNGAEPETSTGLPVCSYVTDSSDIVRHGIPTVVYGPSNWRMVPDERISIAEMVAATKVYALAAARVVTGQYSD